A portion of the Calothrix sp. 336/3 genome contains these proteins:
- a CDS encoding peptidase domain-containing ABC transporter, with the protein MKYQVVLQHSEEDCGAACLATVSKHYGRVFALTRTREAVGTGYRGTTLLGLSRGAEALGFNTRIVKATDEFIENIDQAPLPAIIHWKGYHWVVLYGRKGKMFVVGDPAMGVQHLTYAELMEGWSNGVMLLMLPDDTRFYQQENDKIGGFGRYLARVYPYRFLILQAIAINFAIGLLSLTTPFMTQLLTDDVLVRGDTQLLTTVAIGVIAMGVIKSLIGLVQSHLIGHFGQRMQLGLILDYGRKLLHLPLSYFEGRRSGEVVSRIADIDDVNNLVNQIVLGLPSEFFIALVSLGFMLFYSWQLSLASIVAFALVTVVNLLFFPALRRKTRQHIVLGTENQGFLVETFHGVQVLKTTSAAPQAWQEFQRNYGRLAHLNWGMMKLELYTSTFTGILSHLTTIALLWAGSYLVINNTLSIGQLLAFNGMSSNFLGFLGSAIGLADEFITAQIVVQRLTEVIDATAEDENDFQKPWAEIPPDADINCEAITFHHAGRTDLLENFTLTIPGGKVIALIGKSGCGKSTLAKLIAALYPVQSGNIQYSFYNQQDLSLECLRKQVVLVPQDPHFWSRTIIDNFKFSYPDISFEEIVKACQITGAHEFISKLPDKYQTVLGEYGANLSGGQKQRLAIARAIVTDPPVLILDESTGALDPVSEAELLARLLSHRQGKSTIMISHRPKVIQRADWIVFLEQGTLKLAGTPAKLRQIPGEHLDFLDDFIPERNTLVSSI; encoded by the coding sequence ATGAAATATCAGGTTGTTCTCCAACATAGTGAAGAAGACTGCGGTGCAGCTTGTTTGGCAACGGTTTCTAAACATTACGGACGGGTTTTTGCTCTGACTCGCACCCGTGAAGCGGTGGGTACGGGATATCGGGGAACCACTTTATTAGGTTTAAGTAGAGGTGCGGAAGCTTTGGGGTTTAATACCCGCATTGTCAAAGCAACTGACGAATTTATTGAGAATATAGATCAAGCTCCCCTACCGGCAATTATCCATTGGAAGGGTTATCACTGGGTGGTTTTGTATGGTAGAAAGGGCAAAATGTTTGTGGTTGGCGATCCTGCGATGGGTGTACAGCACCTTACCTACGCAGAGTTGATGGAGGGTTGGAGCAACGGGGTGATGTTGCTGATGCTTCCCGATGATACTCGGTTTTATCAACAGGAGAATGATAAGATTGGGGGCTTTGGTAGATATTTAGCGCGGGTTTATCCCTATCGGTTTTTGATTTTGCAGGCGATCGCCATCAATTTTGCCATTGGTTTACTCTCCCTGACGACTCCCTTCATGACGCAATTACTTACGGATGATGTCTTGGTGCGGGGAGACACACAACTATTAACCACGGTGGCGATCGGGGTGATTGCCATGGGCGTAATTAAAAGTTTAATTGGTTTGGTGCAGTCCCATTTAATTGGGCATTTTGGACAACGCATGCAACTAGGATTAATCCTAGATTATGGGCGAAAATTATTACACTTACCCCTATCTTATTTTGAAGGTCGCCGTAGCGGGGAAGTAGTCAGTCGGATTGCAGATATTGATGATGTCAATAATTTAGTTAACCAAATTGTCTTAGGTTTACCGAGTGAGTTTTTTATCGCTTTAGTTTCCCTAGGTTTTATGCTGTTTTACAGTTGGCAGCTTTCCTTAGCTTCGATTGTGGCATTTGCTCTGGTGACGGTGGTGAATCTACTCTTTTTCCCGGCTCTGCGTCGCAAAACCCGCCAGCACATCGTTTTGGGCACAGAAAATCAAGGTTTTTTGGTCGAAACATTTCATGGTGTTCAGGTATTAAAAACTACTTCTGCGGCTCCCCAAGCATGGCAAGAATTTCAGAGAAATTATGGTCGTTTGGCTCATTTGAATTGGGGAATGATGAAGTTAGAGCTATATACAAGCACCTTCACAGGGATTCTGTCACACTTAACGACTATTGCCTTACTTTGGGCAGGAAGTTACTTGGTAATTAATAACACTCTCAGTATCGGGCAATTACTTGCTTTTAACGGGATGAGTAGTAATTTTCTGGGCTTTTTAGGTTCTGCGATCGGACTAGCAGATGAATTTATTACAGCGCAAATAGTTGTACAACGGTTAACAGAAGTTATTGATGCCACCGCAGAAGATGAAAATGACTTCCAAAAACCCTGGGCAGAAATTCCCCCAGATGCAGATATTAACTGTGAGGCAATTACCTTTCACCATGCAGGTAGAACTGATTTATTAGAAAATTTTACCCTGACAATTCCCGGTGGCAAAGTTATTGCCTTGATTGGTAAATCTGGATGTGGTAAAAGTACTTTAGCTAAATTAATTGCGGCATTATATCCGGTACAATCTGGTAATATTCAATATAGCTTTTATAATCAACAAGATTTATCTTTAGAATGTTTACGCAAACAGGTTGTCCTAGTACCCCAAGACCCCCATTTCTGGAGTCGGACAATTATTGATAATTTTAAATTTAGTTATCCCGATATCAGTTTTGAAGAGATTGTCAAAGCTTGTCAAATTACGGGAGCGCACGAATTTATTAGTAAATTACCTGATAAGTATCAAACTGTTTTAGGAGAGTATGGTGCTAACCTTTCTGGTGGACAAAAACAACGATTAGCGATTGCTAGGGCGATTGTAACTGACCCTCCCGTCTTGATTTTAGACGAGTCTACGGGGGCACTTGACCCGGTGAGTGAAGCTGAACTTTTAGCGAGGTTGCTTTCCCATCGTCAAGGCAAAAGCACGATTATGATTAGCCATCGACCAAAAGTCATACAACGGGCAGATTGGATTGTGTTCTTAGAGCAGGGAACATTAAAACTTGCGGGGACCCCGGCAAAATTACGACAAATTCCTGGTGAACATTTAGATTTCTTGGATGATTTTATTCCTGAAAGAAATACTCTAGTTTCTTCGATTTAA
- a CDS encoding HlyD family efflux transporter periplasmic adaptor subunit, whose amino-acid sequence MVSNTNSDYLPAARENEFLPPISRWTTYGGLFILFVLGLSVPVASVAKYKVTVKGQAVVRPAGELRLVQANAEGQIMQIYVKGNQVVKKGDAIATIDDSRLQTKKNQLQTSNYQARLQLAQITAQIRSLDNQILAEQERNKRTIASVKAELQGHNRAYQEKKVTTVTEYQEADANVKIAQEELSTAEAQLKSARSNLGAVQATLGAAKSKHNRYKSIAHEGALSKDQYEEALLSVKQQEQAVEAQKAVVEAQEKTIARMKQAVEVAIARRQRTQVTLNPSNSEVAIATERIAQEKAVGEVSQATLEKERQALTNQKIEIQKQLDRDNRELKQLEIDLSQTNITATADGIISKLNLRNSGQTVRMGEEIAQIVPDNAPLIVKTAIEPEAKSKVKVGQKVQMRVSACPYPEYGTLNGKVKAISPDAVNRQVNNDGTNSNSPPVAAAFYEITVEPETLNIGNRAKKCQIQLGMDGRADIITREETVLQFFLRQARLISDL is encoded by the coding sequence ATGGTTAGTAATACGAATTCTGATTATTTGCCTGCTGCTAGAGAGAACGAATTTCTCCCACCGATTAGTCGTTGGACTACCTATGGTGGATTATTTATTCTGTTTGTTTTAGGATTATCTGTTCCTGTCGCATCAGTAGCTAAATATAAGGTGACAGTTAAAGGACAAGCTGTGGTACGTCCTGCGGGAGAGTTGCGATTGGTACAAGCAAATGCTGAGGGACAAATCATGCAGATTTACGTCAAGGGCAATCAAGTGGTAAAAAAAGGAGATGCGATCGCCACTATTGATGATTCCCGTCTGCAAACGAAGAAGAACCAATTACAAACCAGTAACTACCAAGCAAGGCTACAATTAGCCCAAATAACTGCTCAAATTAGAAGTTTAGATAATCAAATTTTAGCTGAACAGGAGCGCAACAAGCGGACTATTGCCTCTGTAAAAGCTGAACTACAAGGACATAATCGAGCTTACCAAGAAAAAAAAGTTACCACGGTGACTGAGTATCAAGAAGCTGATGCCAATGTCAAAATAGCTCAAGAAGAACTCAGTACAGCCGAAGCCCAGTTAAAATCAGCACGCTCCAATTTAGGTGCAGTTCAGGCAACCCTGGGAGCAGCAAAGTCAAAACACAACCGCTATAAAAGTATTGCCCATGAAGGAGCGCTATCGAAGGATCAATATGAAGAAGCGTTACTATCTGTGAAGCAGCAAGAGCAAGCAGTGGAAGCACAAAAAGCTGTAGTAGAAGCGCAGGAAAAAACCATTGCACGGATGAAACAAGCAGTAGAAGTGGCGATCGCTAGACGACAACGCACCCAAGTTACCCTGAATCCCAGTAACTCAGAAGTAGCGATCGCAACTGAACGTATAGCTCAAGAAAAAGCTGTGGGAGAGGTTAGTCAAGCAACCTTAGAAAAAGAACGTCAAGCTCTCACCAATCAAAAAATTGAAATTCAAAAACAGCTAGATCGAGATAATCGAGAACTCAAACAATTAGAAATAGACCTTTCTCAAACAAATATTACCGCGACAGCTGATGGGATTATTTCTAAGCTCAATTTGCGAAATTCTGGACAAACAGTGCGTATGGGAGAAGAAATAGCACAAATTGTTCCTGACAACGCTCCTTTAATTGTCAAAACAGCTATTGAACCAGAAGCTAAAAGTAAAGTTAAAGTTGGTCAAAAAGTCCAAATGCGAGTCAGTGCTTGTCCCTATCCGGAATATGGCACACTCAATGGCAAAGTCAAAGCTATTTCTCCCGATGCAGTCAATCGTCAAGTTAATAATGACGGAACCAATAGTAATAGTCCTCCAGTTGCGGCAGCTTTTTATGAAATAACTGTGGAACCAGAAACTTTGAATATTGGTAATCGTGCGAAGAAATGTCAAATTCAATTGGGTATGGACGGTAGAGCAGATATTATTACTCGTGAAGAAACTGTACTACAATTTTTCTTGCGCCAAGCGAGACTAATTTCTGATTTGTAA
- a CDS encoding glutathione S-transferase family protein: MLKFYYNPVSGNARRVWVALLEKRISFTPILVNLDGDQLGDEFTTINPLQRVPIIIDNGFRVVESLAILDYLEAKYPTPSLMPTQAEDIAVVRMVEMLAINELQPAMLILTRQIVGLNVDVVSIDNARERIMKVVKFYEDLLNGKTYFVNQQITFADIVAGTLLPSLPHFDFSLDAYPNLQEWLQKLEQRESWQQVALKPEMIVTSLPKIRAILERRSEK, encoded by the coding sequence ATGCTTAAGTTTTACTACAATCCAGTTTCCGGGAATGCACGTCGAGTTTGGGTAGCATTACTAGAAAAACGCATCTCTTTTACACCAATTTTAGTCAATCTCGATGGTGATCAGCTAGGTGACGAATTTACGACTATTAATCCCCTGCAACGTGTTCCCATAATTATTGATAATGGATTCCGTGTGGTAGAATCTTTAGCTATTTTGGACTATTTAGAGGCAAAGTATCCTACTCCATCTTTAATGCCAACTCAAGCTGAAGATATTGCCGTAGTGCGGATGGTAGAAATGCTTGCTATTAATGAACTTCAGCCAGCAATGCTGATACTAACTCGCCAAATAGTGGGACTAAATGTTGATGTTGTTAGCATAGATAATGCTCGAGAAAGAATCATGAAAGTGGTAAAATTCTATGAGGATTTGTTGAATGGTAAGACTTATTTTGTCAATCAACAAATTACCTTCGCAGATATTGTTGCGGGAACACTACTTCCTTCTTTACCTCACTTTGATTTCTCCCTTGATGCTTACCCAAATCTACAAGAATGGCTACAAAAATTAGAACAGAGGGAAAGTTGGCAACAAGTGGCTTTGAAACCAGAAATGATAGTAACATCTCTCCCTAAAATTCGAGCAATTTTAGAAAGACGCTCCGAGAAATAA
- a CDS encoding WD40 repeat domain-containing protein — protein MFFKSGVSHNSSFFSTNPASNIHSQLKISTDSPIYPQTTGYGLVGVMPSAQIEYQNHISTQQQDEKIGRLGNFKCVQTLASSSSAIAISPDGNLLASGTSYISLWNLRTGEIVDTLKGGFGILQSVTFTPDGKQLISAGLSQTVELWDLETGKIVNKFTPYAYAVNSVALNTKGDILACGDRGKTIQVWNFATGEVIATLFGHHDWVNCVAISPDAEILASGSYDKTIKLWNLHQKQEICTLPGHTSHVNSIVFSHDGEMLISGSSDNTIKIWHLTSGKLLRTLSEHTDEVFAVAISPDGQILASASADTTVKLWNLSTGEEISTLTGHNSAVKSLTFSQNGATLISASIDGVINIWQCD, from the coding sequence ATGTTTTTCAAATCAGGTGTATCCCATAACTCCTCTTTTTTCTCCACAAATCCAGCCAGCAATATTCATAGTCAACTTAAAATAAGTACAGATAGTCCAATTTATCCTCAGACAACAGGTTACGGTTTAGTTGGTGTCATGCCATCTGCCCAGATTGAGTATCAAAATCATATCAGTACTCAACAGCAAGATGAGAAGATAGGCAGACTTGGTAACTTTAAATGTGTGCAGACTTTAGCTAGTAGCTCATCCGCGATCGCTATCAGTCCTGATGGTAATTTACTAGCAAGTGGTACTTCATACATTAGTCTCTGGAATTTACGGACAGGAGAAATTGTCGATACCTTAAAAGGTGGTTTTGGTATTCTTCAATCTGTCACTTTTACACCTGATGGTAAGCAATTGATTAGTGCTGGTTTGAGTCAGACAGTAGAGTTATGGGATTTAGAGACAGGAAAGATTGTTAATAAGTTTACACCCTACGCCTATGCGGTAAACTCTGTTGCACTGAATACTAAAGGTGATATTCTTGCCTGTGGCGATCGCGGTAAAACTATCCAAGTTTGGAACTTTGCCACAGGAGAAGTTATTGCTACTCTCTTTGGACATCACGACTGGGTAAACTGTGTCGCTATTAGTCCCGATGCTGAAATTCTCGCTAGTGGTAGCTACGACAAAACTATTAAGTTGTGGAACCTCCATCAGAAGCAAGAAATTTGCACTCTTCCCGGACATACTTCCCACGTCAATTCCATTGTCTTTAGTCATGATGGAGAAATGTTAATTAGCGGTAGTAGTGATAACACCATAAAAATTTGGCACTTGACTTCTGGTAAATTACTACGTACCTTGTCTGAGCATACAGATGAAGTATTTGCTGTTGCCATTAGTCCTGATGGGCAAATATTAGCCAGTGCTAGCGCAGATACTACCGTGAAATTATGGAACCTATCCACAGGAGAGGAAATATCCACCCTGACAGGACATAATTCTGCCGTTAAATCTTTGACTTTCAGCCAAAATGGAGCAACATTAATCAGTGCTAGTATTGACGGTGTCATCAATATTTGGCAGTGTGACTAA
- a CDS encoding CHASE2 domain-containing protein, translating to MNTELNSHYKYQAGGSLPANSPTYVVRAADRELYHALLAGEYCYVLNSRQMGKSSLRIQTMMKLETANIVCAEIELSGIGSQEITAQQWYGGIIQELISGFELSVQRRSWLRERDDLSPVQCLGEFIETILLKQIRENIVIFIDEIDSVLSLNFSTDEFFSFIRNCYEKRANQPEYRRLSFALLGVATPGDLITDENSAPFNIGRAIELRGFQLDESEVLAQGIANRADNPQAVLREILAWTGGQPFLTQKLCWLVQNLARTIPRGEEQLTVKQLVQQRIIQDWESQDEPEHLRTISDRLFRNSRSTEKLLKLYDRILRHGKIPLKNCQEHLELRLSGLVSQNKHSLVVKNKIYATVFNRNWVKQYLQESENIPPAPSFWRVIFASIACFSLVIGARSFGLLQAWELGTFDQIMRQRPSEKPDDRILLVTITEKDVQSQPAMERGASSLSDRSLSQLLRKLEQYQARIIGLDIYRETPIQQAFVNKNKTGNHQEFPQLLGKNSQSKLLVICKYQSTDDAGGPAPPDISKQQQGFNNVIKDPDEVIRRHLLAVGNATPCENKYAFSWQIATDYLADKGIKTEFTPDAYLKLGSVVFKTLGKNEFGYHNLNTSGHQILVNYRANTEIAKKVSLQEVLSPEFNPDLVKNKIVMIGTTAPMFNDHRWRTPYSQSEWSVKAISGVEVQAHMVSQILSAVLDKRPLIWYLPQWGESLWILSWSVVGGILIWRWRSPLGIIFSTGLTITLLYGTCWFFLSFTGGWLPLVPGSLALLTTSGILTIYVYSKNLGNT from the coding sequence ATGAACACTGAACTCAATTCCCACTATAAATATCAAGCGGGGGGGAGTTTACCTGCGAATTCTCCTACCTATGTTGTCCGTGCCGCAGACCGTGAGTTGTATCATGCTCTATTAGCGGGAGAATACTGCTATGTTCTTAATTCTCGGCAAATGGGTAAGTCCAGCTTACGCATCCAGACGATGATGAAGCTAGAGACAGCAAATATTGTTTGTGCAGAAATCGAGTTAAGTGGAATTGGTAGTCAGGAGATTACAGCACAGCAGTGGTACGGGGGTATTATTCAGGAGTTAATCAGTGGGTTTGAGTTATCGGTGCAGCGACGTAGTTGGTTGCGGGAGCGGGATGATTTGTCCCCGGTGCAATGCTTAGGAGAATTTATTGAAACTATTTTACTCAAGCAAATTCGGGAGAATATTGTTATTTTCATTGACGAAATTGATAGTGTTCTCAGTCTGAATTTTTCCACGGATGAGTTTTTTTCTTTTATTCGTAATTGCTATGAGAAGCGAGCAAATCAACCAGAATATCGCCGACTTTCCTTTGCGTTGTTGGGTGTGGCAACTCCTGGGGATTTAATTACAGACGAAAATTCTGCCCCTTTTAATATTGGTAGAGCAATTGAACTCAGAGGTTTTCAATTAGACGAAAGTGAAGTTTTAGCTCAGGGGATTGCTAATAGAGCAGATAACCCCCAAGCAGTATTGCGTGAAATCCTTGCTTGGACTGGGGGACAACCGTTTCTCACCCAGAAGCTGTGTTGGTTGGTGCAAAATTTAGCTCGGACGATTCCTAGGGGAGAAGAGCAACTAACGGTAAAACAGCTTGTACAACAGAGGATTATTCAAGATTGGGAATCCCAGGATGAACCAGAGCATTTACGGACAATTAGCGATCGCCTATTTCGGAATTCTCGCTCAACAGAGAAATTACTTAAGTTATATGATAGAATCTTACGCCACGGGAAAATCCCTCTGAAAAATTGCCAGGAACATCTGGAATTACGGTTATCTGGTTTAGTCAGTCAGAATAAACATAGTTTAGTTGTCAAAAATAAAATCTATGCCACTGTTTTTAACCGCAATTGGGTTAAGCAGTACCTTCAGGAATCGGAAAATATCCCCCCTGCACCATCTTTTTGGCGGGTAATATTTGCGAGTATTGCTTGTTTTTCCCTAGTAATTGGCGCTCGTTCCTTCGGTTTGTTACAAGCATGGGAACTAGGTACTTTTGATCAGATAATGCGACAAAGACCATCAGAAAAACCGGATGACAGAATCCTCTTAGTAACAATTACAGAAAAGGATGTACAGTCCCAACCTGCCATGGAAAGGGGTGCTTCTTCCCTCTCTGACCGCTCTCTGTCACAACTTTTGAGAAAATTAGAACAATATCAAGCTCGCATCATTGGTTTAGATATCTATCGGGAAACTCCGATTCAGCAAGCTTTCGTGAACAAGAATAAAACGGGAAATCATCAGGAATTCCCACAGTTATTAGGCAAGAATAGTCAGAGTAAATTATTGGTGATTTGTAAGTATCAAAGTACTGACGATGCAGGTGGTCCTGCTCCTCCAGATATTAGCAAGCAGCAACAAGGATTTAATAACGTTATCAAGGATCCAGATGAGGTAATTCGTCGTCATCTTTTAGCTGTGGGTAATGCGACACCCTGTGAAAATAAATATGCTTTTAGTTGGCAAATTGCTACAGATTATTTAGCCGACAAGGGAATTAAAACAGAATTTACCCCTGACGCTTATCTGAAACTTGGTTCGGTGGTGTTTAAAACCTTAGGTAAGAATGAATTTGGCTACCATAACCTCAATACCAGTGGGCATCAAATTCTGGTTAATTATCGTGCAAATACGGAAATTGCCAAGAAAGTTTCTTTACAAGAGGTTTTAAGCCCAGAGTTTAATCCGGACTTGGTAAAAAATAAAATTGTGATGATTGGTACAACTGCACCGATGTTTAATGACCACCGTTGGCGCACTCCTTATAGTCAGAGTGAGTGGTCTGTGAAGGCAATTAGCGGTGTAGAAGTTCAAGCACATATGGTGAGTCAGATTCTCAGTGCAGTATTAGATAAGCGACCTTTAATCTGGTATTTACCGCAGTGGGGTGAATCTCTCTGGATTTTATCTTGGTCTGTGGTGGGAGGTATTTTAATTTGGCGTTGGCGATCGCCCCTAGGAATTATCTTCAGTACTGGGCTGACAATCACCCTACTATACGGTACTTGCTGGTTTTTCCTTTCATTCACTGGTGGTTGGTTACCCTTAGTTCCTGGAAGTTTAGCCCTACTTACCACCTCTGGTATTTTGACTATATATGTTTATTCTAAAAACCTAGGGAATACATAA
- a CDS encoding creatininase family protein, translating into MHGFIPPERYFAYLTWTDIQAIPDKENVVIIQPIGAIEQHGPHLPLVVDAAISVGVLGKALEKLDKNIPVYALPTLYYGKSNEHWHFPGTITLSTETLSAIIWEVGESLYRAGFRKFVLMNSHGGQPQVLQMVARDLHVKYDDFMVFPLFTWRVPNITKELLTPLEAQQGMHAGDAETSIMMALLPEQVRSDRAVAEYPPQLPTTSLLSLEGKLPVAWATKDVSKSGVIGDATTATREKGLQILASVADGWVQVIKDIYAFRPYEVSSKD; encoded by the coding sequence ATGCATGGTTTTATTCCTCCAGAACGTTATTTTGCTTACCTCACCTGGACAGATATCCAGGCAATACCTGATAAAGAGAATGTAGTTATCATTCAACCGATTGGGGCAATTGAACAACATGGTCCCCATTTACCCCTGGTAGTTGATGCTGCTATTAGTGTGGGAGTACTGGGAAAAGCTTTAGAAAAATTAGATAAAAATATACCTGTTTATGCCTTGCCTACGTTATATTACGGTAAATCGAATGAGCATTGGCATTTCCCCGGCACAATTACCTTGAGTACAGAAACTCTCAGCGCCATTATCTGGGAAGTAGGAGAAAGTTTATACCGGGCAGGGTTTCGCAAGTTTGTATTGATGAACTCCCATGGCGGGCAACCCCAGGTGTTACAAATGGTAGCGCGGGATTTACACGTTAAATATGATGATTTTATGGTTTTTCCTCTCTTCACTTGGCGTGTACCAAATATTACAAAGGAATTACTAACACCTTTAGAAGCGCAACAGGGAATGCATGCCGGAGATGCAGAAACAAGTATTATGATGGCATTATTACCGGAACAGGTGAGGAGCGATCGCGCTGTCGCAGAATATCCCCCCCAATTACCCACAACCAGTTTACTGAGTTTAGAGGGCAAATTACCCGTAGCGTGGGCTACAAAAGATGTCAGTAAAAGTGGGGTGATTGGTGATGCAACAACTGCCACTAGGGAGAAGGGTTTACAGATTTTGGCATCCGTTGCGGATGGATGGGTACAGGTAATTAAAGATATCTATGCGTTTCGTCCCTACGAAGTGAGTTCTAAGGATTAG
- a CDS encoding AAA-like domain-containing protein, producing the protein MTSFNLDTALKIANQLTHQKHQRNLTDVEIIILKGAWERQDYDQIAAQNQYATSYISQDVAPKLWKSLTEALGEKVRKSNFKEALKRSWENYLGSKNGNLIVTEVSAKIPILDTGEQDRDFDDDLEDEQTSLDEVYVERPPIESIAYETLLQPGSLLRVKAPKLMGKSYLVNRLLSQIKQQNYRIAILSFELAERNIHFTDLNKFLRWFCLNLSRELKLPNELDEYWDEAGMGAKVSCTTYFEECLLSSADTPLVICLDDVDLLFPYPHIYEDFFGLLRSWYEKARSRKIWKKLRLIIVHSTDVYIRLNINQSPFNVGLPIELSEFTYEQVVQFAQKYELTVNPEMLQRLMQLIGGHPYLLELTFLHLQSNADTSIDQIVSEAIADGGIYGHHLREYWLDLHLSAELEAAFQKVVAATEPLPLPPILAYQLNSMGLVKISGNSVQPRCNLYRYYFPMYWGNQV; encoded by the coding sequence ATGACAAGTTTTAACTTAGATACAGCTTTAAAAATTGCGAATCAATTAACACATCAAAAACATCAACGAAATTTAACAGATGTGGAGATAATTATCCTAAAAGGAGCATGGGAAAGGCAAGATTATGACCAAATAGCAGCACAGAATCAGTATGCTACTAGTTATATCAGTCAAGATGTTGCCCCTAAACTCTGGAAATCATTAACAGAAGCATTGGGTGAAAAAGTCAGAAAAAGTAATTTTAAAGAAGCACTCAAAAGAAGTTGGGAAAATTATCTTGGCTCAAAAAATGGCAATTTGATAGTCACAGAAGTTAGTGCAAAAATACCGATTTTAGATACGGGAGAGCAAGATAGGGACTTTGATGATGATTTAGAGGATGAGCAAACATCTCTTGATGAAGTTTATGTGGAACGTCCTCCCATTGAATCGATTGCCTATGAAACTTTGTTACAACCAGGTTCTTTACTCAGGGTAAAAGCACCGAAACTCATGGGTAAATCCTATTTAGTAAATCGGTTATTATCACAAATCAAACAGCAGAATTATCGCATTGCTATTTTAAGTTTTGAGCTAGCAGAAAGGAATATTCACTTTACTGATTTAAATAAATTTTTGCGCTGGTTCTGTCTCAATTTAAGTAGAGAATTAAAATTACCCAACGAGTTAGATGAATATTGGGATGAAGCAGGTATGGGTGCAAAGGTTAGTTGTACTACCTACTTTGAAGAATGTTTATTATCATCAGCAGATACTCCCTTAGTTATCTGTTTAGATGATGTGGATTTACTGTTTCCCTATCCTCATATCTATGAAGACTTTTTTGGTTTATTACGTTCTTGGTATGAAAAGGCAAGAAGTCGGAAAATTTGGAAAAAACTCCGCTTGATTATTGTACATTCTACCGATGTTTATATTCGCCTAAATATTAATCAATCTCCTTTTAATGTAGGGTTACCTATAGAATTATCGGAATTTACCTATGAACAAGTTGTGCAGTTTGCTCAGAAGTATGAGTTAACAGTCAATCCAGAGATGTTGCAAAGATTAATGCAACTTATCGGAGGGCATCCTTATTTACTAGAATTAACATTTTTACATCTTCAAAGTAATGCTGATACCTCCATTGACCAAATTGTATCAGAAGCTATTGCCGATGGAGGAATTTATGGTCATCATTTACGCGAATATTGGTTAGATTTGCATTTGTCAGCAGAGTTAGAAGCTGCTTTTCAAAAAGTTGTCGCGGCAACAGAACCTTTACCATTGCCACCGATTCTAGCTTATCAGTTAAATAGTATGGGACTCGTAAAAATTTCCGGTAATTCTGTACAACCTCGATGTAATTTATATCGATATTACTTTCCCATGTATTGGGGGAATCAGGTTTAA